The DNA sequence ACCGAAAATTTGGCTCAGACAACCCCGTTATCTGTGACTGGTCTTGAAGGCACCCTCATAGGCATTGATGTGCGTCCGGCCAACGGATTGCTCTACGGCCTCACAACCACCAACCAGCTCTACACCCTAGCCCTCAAGGGCAACGTGGCTGAAGCAACGCTGGTGAGCACCCTAGCTCAGCCCTTTGAAGGCGGGGCCGTTTCGGGCTTTGACTTTAACCCCGTGGCCGATCGCCTGCGTCTAGTGGGCGAGAACGATCAAAGCTTCCGCATCAATGTCGATACCGGTGCGGTGATTGCGGACGGAACCCTGGCCTTTGGCCCTGGAGATGCCAATGCTGGAGCTAACCCCAGGGTAACTGGGGCGGCCTACACCAACTCGTTTGCGGGTACCACAGCAACGCAGCTCTTTGACCTCGACGCTGAGCTCAACACTCTGGTGCTGCAAAACCCGCCCAACGATGGCACCTTGCGAACGTTAGGCGGGCTGGGTTTTGACCTTGACAGTTTGGGGGGGTTCGAAATTGTGGCCTCCTCGGCGGGAGACAACACGGCGTTTGTAGTGTCTGATGCGACCCTGTATGCCCTCAATCTTGAGTCTGGGGTGGCAACTAGTCTGGGGGCAATCGGCACCGACGACACGATCAATTTTCAGGGATTGACGGCCGCGCCCGCGATCGCCGACGTTGAGCCCTTACCCGAACTATTCGACCTGACCGGCTTTGACGGCAACGTGGCGATCAACGTGATTCAGCAGCTCTCCCGCGAGGCCTTTTTTGATAACGTGCTGGCTTTTTACGAGACCGATGCTCGAGGACAGGTGGATGGTCTGCTGCCCGGAGACGCTGGCTATGAGGCGGCTGTCGCCGCCAACCTGCTGGACGGCGTCGAGCTAATGGTTGGCAACAATCAAAGCATTG is a window from the Leptolyngbya subtilissima AS-A7 genome containing:
- a CDS encoding DVUA0089 family protein, whose protein sequence is MSPLDAEAPNSEILPAPTQPLAFVEANDVGEQPDGAFSVVADLVQPLASISGSLSGDADLFQIFISGEQPFSATTLSAATLLGLPIDNALGIPNSLLEDPQLFLFDSVGNGVYGNDDLFGSAQATLPSKSSLLTPGIYYLAISGFDYDPISTGGEIFPDESLDGVLLPTGPSAGSPLVGFAGEGASGGAYTIALTGAQTVAPTPPPQEFDLLGLTDDNQLVLFSTENLAQTTPLSVTGLEGTLIGIDVRPANGLLYGLTTTNQLYTLALKGNVAEATLVSTLAQPFEGGAVSGFDFNPVADRLRLVGENDQSFRINVDTGAVIADGTLAFGPGDANAGANPRVTGAAYTNSFAGTTATQLFDLDAELNTLVLQNPPNDGTLRTLGGLGFDLDSLGGFEIVASSAGDNTAFVVSDATLYALNLESGVATSLGAIGTDDTINFQGLTAAPAIADVEPLPELFDLTGFDGNVAINVIQQLSREAFFDNVLAFYETDARGQVDGLLPGDAGYEAAVAANLLDGVELMVGNNQSIDVTLNLPGGTYYAPALLIDGSLQNLATVGDAALGQARIKREGNTWLFEDAGDFDFNDLIVTLTPEISAIA